The Planctomycetota bacterium DNA window CGGCATCGAGCTGATGGCGACTGCCTCGTCGCGCTACGACCTGGCCCGATTCGGTGCCGAAGCCATGCGGTTTTCACCTCGCCAGAGCGACCTGATGATCGTCGCCGGCCGCGTGACCATCAAGATGATGCCGGTCCTCCAGCACATCTACCAGCAGATGACCGAGCCCAAGTGGGTCATCTCCATGGGTGCCTGTGCCTCGACGGGCGGCGTCTTTGACGCTTATGCGACCGTCCAAGGGATCGACCAGTTCATGCCGGTCGACGTCTATGTCCCCGGCTGCCCGCCGCGTCCGGAGACGTTGATCGAGGGCATCATGGCCATCCAACGGAAGATTGACGAGGACGGCCTCCCGCCGACGGGTCCGCGTCGGGCGTTGCAGCTCGTCGTCGAGCCCAGCTACGTCCCCGCCCCGCAGCCGGTGCCGCTGGGCGTGGGTGGTCAGGTGCTCAACAAGCGATAGCGCTGCACGCGTCGCTCACGCACGGAACCAGTTCCGCACGCTGATCGTGCGTGTCGTCAGAAGCACCGCGATCGGATAGCCGATCGCGAGCAACAGTCCAATGCCCGCGGCGACGCCCGCCATGCCGGTGGTGAACGACTGACCGGGTTTTCCGCCCTGCGTGCCGAGCGCTGGGTCGTTGAAGATGGAGTCGTAGAAGCTCTTGATCATCCAGAAGCTCGCACCGGCCGCGACGAGTGCGACGACGATCCGCGTCCACGCCCAGAGGCGGTGCCACTTCCACGTCCACTCGGCGTCGCGCATCGTGCCGATGCCGATCACCAGCAAAGCGACCGCCAGCAGCACCTCGATGCCCTCTGCGATGCCCATCGCCCACGCCGCCGCGACCGAGACGCCGCCGAACGGGTTGAACGCACCGAAGTTGGTCGGGTACGACTCGACGGTCCCGTCGTCATAGACGACGGTCGTGGTATCGACGCCGCTGAGCGCCCACGCATCGAAGGTGATGTCGCCCGGGTTGACGTACAAGCTTCCGCTGAAGCCGAAGTCGAAGTACAGCGATGTCGGCGACTCGTCGGCCGGGCGCGTCGAAGACCCGAAGCTGAAGTCCTCCACGTACGAGCTGGCGATCTGGCTCGTCACGTGCTGGACCGTCCACGGCTGCCCTTCCGCCGGCGGGACCATCGGAAGCTCCGCCATCTGGACCGCCTTCAGCAGCCGCGCCTGGTCCGCCTCGGACATCGGCTCCGTCTGGTGCAGCGCGTCGACGATGATCTGCGCCTCCACCGCCGTCACCACCCCGGCCGGCGTGGAGCCGGTGTTGATCGTCCCGCCGCCCATGTTGTTCGTCATCGCCAACGCAAAGCCGATCAGCACCATGTACAGCACCGTGATGCCATTCACCATGATGCCCAGCGATCCGAAGATGATGCTCATCACGCCCAGCCCCGTCACCAGACCAGGCCGCTCGGCGAGGTGGGCGTACTGAAGCTGCCGCGGATCGTCTTGCATGTTGGGGGTCACTTGGGGTCTCCAGCTTCGCCTCAGACCGGCGCCTCTGCAAGGTAACAGCGCTCCAGAAGTCGCCCCAATCCGTGATCCCGAGCGCAGCCGAGGGACCTCGCAGCGGTTCCGCTCGAACGCTCAAACGAGGTCCTTCGACTCGCTGCGCTCGCTCAGGATGACGGCTGAGCCGCCGTCTTCACCCGTGCCAGAAGGCGATGATCGTGCCGCCGAAGGCGATGATCAGGAACAGGCCCAGCAGGCTCAGCACCGTTCCGCTCGTCGCCAGCTGACGCACCGTGATCGCGTCCGTGCTGAACGCAATCGCGTTCGGCGGCGTGCTGACGGGCAGGCTCATCGCAATGCTCGCCACCAGGGCCAGGCTCACCGCGAGCACCACCATCTGGCTCTCGCCCTCGCCGCCGACCAGGGCGAACATGATCGTCACGCCCACCGGCACGACGAGGTTCGCCGTCGCCGTGTTGCTCATGAAGTTGCTCAGCAGCAGCGTCACGCCCGCCAGCAGCGCGACGATGAGAAAGCTGCTGGTGATGCCGAAGTTCGACACCGCCCCAGCGATCGTGTCGTCGAGGCCGACCAGCTTCATGCCCAGCCCGATCGCCAGGCCGCCGGCGATCAGGATCAGGATGTTCCACTCCAGACTGTTAACGTCGTCACGCCCGATGATGCCCGTCGACGTGAAGACGACCGCCGGCAGCAGCGCAACCACGTAGCTCGGCACGCCGTGCCATGTACCCGTGAGCCAGAGCAGAATCGTGAGCCCGAAGATGACGAGCGTGAACCTGCCGCGGCCCGTGATCCGCTGCGGCTCGGGCCGAAGGGCCAGGTCCTTGGACTCGGGCTTGTAGATCAGGATCAGCATCAGCCACGCGACGACCAGCAGGCCCATCGCCAGCGGCACGGCGATCAGCATCCACTCGCCGAAACGGACGGTGATGCCGCGCTGGCGGAGCGCCTCAAGCGCGACGGCGTTGGGCGGCGTGCCGATGGGCGTGCCCATCCCGCCGATGTTGGCCGCGAAGGCGACGCCCAGGATCATCGCCCGGCGGAACGGCTCGCTCTGGGCCACGCCCATCATCATCGCCCCGACGAGCGTGATCATCATCGCCGTCGCGGCCGTGTTGCTCATCCACATGGAGAAGAACGCCGTCGCGCCCATGACGGCCGCCAGCGTCGCTCTCGGCTTGCCCCCGAAAGGCCGGACGATGATGGCCGCCATGGACTTGTCGACGCCCTGCTTCACCAGTGCCTCGGCCAGGATGAACCCGCCGAAGAACAGGATGATGATCGGACTCGCC harbors:
- a CDS encoding NADH-quinone oxidoreductase subunit B family protein, whose translation is MDVTTLPDNVLTTNLKRVVNWARRSSLWPMPFATACCGIELMATASSRYDLARFGAEAMRFSPRQSDLMIVAGRVTIKMMPVLQHIYQQMTEPKWVISMGACASTGGVFDAYATVQGIDQFMPVDVYVPGCPPRPETLIEGIMAIQRKIDEDGLPPTGPRRALQLVVEPSYVPAPQPVPLGVGGQVLNKR
- a CDS encoding DASS family sodium-coupled anion symporter, encoding MSTAEQLAHRADAGVDESSVEPLPGPPPVMPPTEPPSASESGPGGAVRHARPGVLCLLTAIVASLGVYVLTDLPREQVYMTGIFVLAALLWLTQSVPLFATSIVIIGAMVIFLANPGGWVGFGFEEANAANQPTYRQILAVGASPIIILFFGGFILAEALVKQGVDKSMAAIIVRPFGGKPRATLAAVMGATAFFSMWMSNTAATAMMITLVGAMMMGVAQSEPFRRAMILGVAFAANIGGMGTPIGTPPNAVALEALRQRGITVRFGEWMLIAVPLAMGLLVVAWLMLILIYKPESKDLALRPEPQRITGRGRFTLVIFGLTILLWLTGTWHGVPSYVVALLPAVVFTSTGIIGRDDVNSLEWNILILIAGGLAIGLGMKLVGLDDTIAGAVSNFGITSSFLIVALLAGVTLLLSNFMSNTATANLVVPVGVTIMFALVGGEGESQMVVLAVSLALVASIAMSLPVSTPPNAIAFSTDAITVRQLATSGTVLSLLGLFLIIAFGGTIIAFWHG